The following coding sequences lie in one Silvibacterium dinghuense genomic window:
- the rpmJ gene encoding 50S ribosomal protein L36: MKVRASVKKICDKCKVIHRRGVVRVICENAKHKQRQG; encoded by the coding sequence ATGAAGGTTCGTGCATCGGTCAAGAAGATTTGCGACAAGTGCAAGGTCATTCACCGCCGCGGTGTGGTGCGTGTGATCTGCGAGAACGCAAAGCACAAGCAGCGCCAGGGGTAG
- the infA gene encoding translation initiation factor IF-1: MSKEDAIEVMAVVLETLPNAMFKVELENKHQVLAHVSGRMRKNFIRILPGDRVAIELSPYDLTRGRIVYRYK, translated from the coding sequence TTGTCGAAGGAAGACGCGATTGAAGTGATGGCAGTGGTCCTTGAGACGCTGCCGAATGCAATGTTCAAGGTTGAGCTCGAGAACAAGCACCAGGTGCTGGCGCATGTCTCGGGCCGTATGCGGAAGAACTTCATCCGCATTCTCCCCGGTGACCGGGTGGCGATCGAGTTGAGCCCGTACGATCTGACGCGCGGGCGCATTGTGTACCGGTACAAATAG
- the map gene encoding type I methionyl aminopeptidase: MAIIIKTPQEIEKMRRSGQAVRAVLEHLRPFVVAGATTRDLEDAAAAKIKEIGARPAFQGYRGYPCVLCTSVNEEVVHGIPSEKRVLRDGDVVSIDTGVIIDGFYGDSAMSVAVGSKVDPKTQKLLDVTEASLLAGIEMVRPGATLGDVGAAVQDVVEAAGFSVVRDFVGHGIGTRLHEDPQVPNYGTRGKGQKLREGIVICIEPMVNAGKPEVQVLRDGWTAVTQDGSLSAHFEHTVAVTADGAMILTQ; this comes from the coding sequence ATGGCGATCATCATCAAGACGCCGCAGGAGATTGAAAAGATGCGGCGCAGCGGACAGGCCGTCCGTGCAGTGCTGGAACATCTGCGGCCGTTTGTGGTGGCAGGTGCGACGACGCGGGATCTCGAAGATGCGGCAGCGGCGAAGATCAAGGAGATCGGAGCCAGGCCGGCATTCCAGGGATACCGTGGTTATCCGTGCGTTCTTTGCACCTCGGTGAATGAAGAGGTGGTGCACGGGATTCCGTCGGAGAAGAGGGTTCTGCGCGACGGAGATGTGGTTTCGATCGACACGGGCGTGATCATCGATGGTTTTTACGGTGATTCGGCGATGTCTGTGGCGGTCGGCAGCAAGGTCGATCCGAAGACCCAGAAGCTGCTGGATGTGACCGAGGCTTCGCTGCTGGCAGGGATCGAAATGGTCCGGCCGGGCGCAACGCTGGGGGATGTGGGAGCAGCGGTTCAGGACGTCGTGGAAGCTGCCGGGTTCAGTGTCGTTCGGGACTTTGTAGGGCATGGGATCGGGACGCGCCTGCACGAGGATCCGCAGGTGCCCAACTATGGCACTCGCGGAAAAGGGCAGAAGCTGCGCGAGGGCATCGTGATCTGCATCGAGCCCATGGTCAACGCGGGAAAGCCGGAGGTGCAGGTGCTGCGCGACGGCTGGACGGCGGTGACGCAGGACGGAAGTTTGAGCGCGCATTTCGAGCACACGGTAGCCGTGACCGCCGATGGCGCGATGATTTTGACGCAGTAG
- the rpsM gene encoding 30S ribosomal protein S13, with translation MARVAGVDLPRNKQARIGLTYIFGIGTPRALKTLELANVDPFKKIQDLSEDEVNRIRQVIEQGGSVEGDLRKEVTMHIKRLIDIQSYRGIRHRRGLPTRGQRTHTNARTRKGPRKGTVAGKKKATK, from the coding sequence ATGGCACGTGTAGCTGGCGTCGATCTGCCCCGCAACAAGCAGGCGCGGATTGGCCTTACATACATCTTCGGGATCGGGACCCCGCGTGCGCTCAAGACTCTGGAACTCGCGAACGTCGATCCGTTCAAGAAGATCCAGGACCTGAGTGAGGACGAGGTTAACCGTATCCGTCAGGTCATCGAGCAGGGTGGCAGCGTGGAAGGCGACCTCCGCAAGGAAGTCACCATGCACATCAAGCGTCTCATCGACATTCAGTCTTACCGCGGTATCCGTCACCGCCGTGGCCTGCCTACGCGCGGCCAGCGGACGCACACGAATGCGCGCACCCGTAAGGGACCGCGCAAGGGTACAGTAGCGGGCAAGAAGAAAGCGACGAAGTAG